GCTCGGCCTCGAGGCGTTCGGCGAACGCCGCGGAGAAACCCGAAGAAGAGAGTAAAGGCGACAGCAGCGGCTCGCGTTTGAGCGCGTCGCTGATCAGATGATAGGTTTCCCAGCGCTCGCGCAGCTCCGGGTCCTCCTTGATCTTCGCCAGTACGCCGCGGGCCGGATGCTCGTCCAGCTCGCCGTCCATCAATGCGGATACGCCATCCATCTCTACCATCTCCTGTCCTTGCGCGTGCCGAGCAGCGGTCGCAGTCGCTCCGCGATCGCCTCACGCGCGCGGAATATCCTCGATCGCACCGTGCCGATAGGACAATTCATGATGTTGGCGATGTCCTCGTAGCTCAACCCCTCGATCTCCCGAAGGGTGATGGCGGTGCGTAACTCTTCTGGCAGTTCTTCCAGTGTTTGGTTCACCGTTTCCGCGACCTGCCGGCTCATCATCTCGTTTTCCGGCGTGTTCAGGTCGCGGAGCTGGTCTCCGTCCTCGAAGCCTTCGGCTTCTTCGCTGTCGATGTCGGTGGTCGTGGGCGCCCTGCGTCCCATCGCCACCAGGTAGTTCTTGGCGGTGTTGATTCCTATTCTGTACAGCCACGTATAAAACGCGCTATCCCCGCGGAACGACGGCAGCGCCCGGTAGGCCTTGATGAAGGCCTCCTGCGTGACATCCTCGACCTCGGTCGGATCCCGGATGAACCGCGAGAGCAGCCGCCCGAGCTTCCGCTGGTACTTGCTTACGAGCAGCTCGAAGGCTTGCTTGTCGCCGCGCTGCGCGCGCTCGACCAACTGCTGATCGATCTCGCGATCGCTCATCTATTCCGTCCCTGAACCCTGCTTTTTTTTCCAAGTCTAGCGGTGATACCGGCCGGACAAAGGCGACAGTATAACCGTCCGGCCTCACCCCTAGGGACGCACGGGAGCGAAGCGACTGGAGGGCAGACCGGGCTCGCGCGATAAAGTTCACGCGGCCGCGCATGAAGTTAGCGCGCTGTGTTGAGCATCGCCTCACGCGCGACCCGCGCCCTCGCCCAGGCGCAGCCCGGCGGGCACCAGGCGGCGCTCGAGCAGGTCGAAACCCCATTGGACGATGAGCGCCAGCGCCGCCGCCGGCACCGCGCCCGAGAGGAGCACCGCAGCATCGTTCACCGCGAGCCCGGCCACGATGCGCTCGCCGTAGCCGCCGGCCCCGATGAAGGCGGCGATGGTCGCGGCCCCGACGCTGATCACCGCCGCCGTCTTGACCCCGGCGAGGATGCTGCGGCTCGCCAGCGGCAGCTCGATCCTCCGCAGCCGGAAGCCCGACGGCAGCCCCAGCGCCCGCGCCGATTCGCTCACGCCGGGCGGGATGTCGCCCAGGCCCGAGGCGGTGTTGCGCACGATGGGCAGGAGCGCATACAGAAAGAGCGCCACCACCGCCGGGACCGCGCCGATCGTCCCCATCAGCGTGATGAGGAAGGCGAGCAGCGCCAGCGCCGGGATCGTCTGCAGCAGCCCGACTACGGCCATGATCGCCGGCGCCGCCCGGCGCGAGCGATGCGCCCAGACCCCGAGCGGCACGCCCACCGCGACCGCCGGGATGAGCGAGGCGAAGACCAGCGCGATGTGCTGGAGCGTCACGCGGCCGAAATCGGGACCGAAGAGCACCTGCATGAACGAGCGAGCGGCCTGCGGCCGCGCTGCCTGAGCGTTCGCGGCGGGCGCGCCCAGGAATGCGCCGGCGACCTGCGCGAACGACCGCCCGTCCAGCTCGACCGCGGCGTTCATCTCGCCCATACGCTTCGCATCGATGCGGTTCTCCAGCTCGCTCAAGCTCGCCCACGTCTTCGGGTAGCGCCGGGGAAAATCGAGGCGGTACAGGACCACCGCGTCGTACGGCGGGAAGAACCGCCGGTCGTCCTGCAACAGGCGCACGCCGTAGCGGCCGACCTTGGCGTCGGTGGTGTAGACGTCCATGACGTCGATCTGCCCGGCTTTCAGCGCCTCGTAGGCGAGCCCGTGGTCGAGCCCGCGCGGCGCCTGCGGCAGGCCGTAGGCCGCCCGCAGCGCGTTCCAGCCGTCCTTGCGATTGAGGAATTCCTGGGAGACGCCGAGCTCGAGCGCAGGCTGCCGCACCAGGTCCGAGATGCGCGTCAGCCCGAGCGCCTGCGCGCGCGCTTCCCGCACGCCCAGCGCGTAGCTGTTGGAAAAACCGAGCGGGATCGCGACCCCGAGGCCGTCGCGCGCGAGCAGCTTCGAGAGCTCGTCGAGCGTCGGCGCGTGGTCCAGCCGCAGCAGCTCGAACGCGAGCGTGCCGGTGTATTCGGGATAGAGATCGATGCTGCCGGTCTTCAGCGCGGCGAACACCACCGCGGTATTGCCCAGCCCCTGCTGGTGGGTCACCCCCGCCTCGCCCGCCGCGCGCGCTTTCTGCGTGAGGATCTCGCCGAGGACGTACGACTCGGTGAAGCGCTTGGAGCCGACGTTGATCTCGGCCTGCGCCGCGGCGCACAACCACACCAGCGCGAAAACGGCTATCCGCCTCATACCGGCGGCCGCTGCGCCTGGACGAAGCGCGACACGTAAGGCGCGGCCGGACGCTCGACCAGATCGGCGATCGTGCCGCGCTGGACGACCTTCCCCTCGTACAGCATCACGATGTCGTCGGCAAAGAACGCCGCTTCGCCCATGTCGTGGGTGACGATGATCACGGTCTTGGCAAGCTTCTCGAAGATGGCGGCCAGCTCTTCCTGCAGCTCGTAGCGCGTCACCGGATCGAGCGCGCCGAGCGGCTCGTCGAGGAGCAGCAGCGGAGGATCGAGCATGAGCGCGCGCATGAGCCCGACGCGCTGGCGCTGCCCGCCCGAGAGCTGTTGCGGATAGCGCGCCAGCAAGTCCGCCGGGATGCTGACGATCTCGCGCAGCGCTTCGAGGCGCTGCGCGACGCGGTCTTCCTCCCAGCCGAGGTGGCGCGCGAGCAGCGCGACGTTGTCCGCGCACGTGAGGTGGGGAAAGAGGCCGCCTTCCTGGATGACGTAACCGATGGCGTGACGGACGCGGTCGGCGTTCTCTGCGGTCAGCACGTCGTCGCCGATGACGACCTGTCCGGTGTCGGGACGCACCAGCCCGACGATCATGCGCAGCAGCGTCGACTTGCCGCAGCCGCTGGCGCCGATCAGCGCGGTGGTCCGGCCGCGCTCGAACGAGAGGGTAAGAGGATGCAGCGCGACGCGCGCGCCGTAATGCTTGGAGACGCTATCGAGCCTGACCACCGGCCCGCCGCTCGTATTCGGCCGCCGCGCCCTCGAGCGTCATGAACACCGCGCCCTGCTCCCTGAGCGTGGCGATCAGCTTGTCGAGGATGACCATGCGGTGCCCGCGTCCGATCACGAAGGGGTGGAACGTGTAGGTGATCACGCCCCAGTCGAGGTTCTGGTTCAGATAGTGGAAGTCGTCCAGCCAGTTGCCCAGCACCGCGTTGGCGTTCATATTGCCCGGGAGGATCGTGGTCGGCGTGCGCAGGAACTCGAAGTGCGGGTAGTCGTCGAGCGTCCAGCTGATCGGCATCTCGAGGAGCCTGGTCTCGCTGCCGAAGACTGCGGGCTTCTCCAGCGTGATGACGTCGCCCTGCCGCACGCGATACGGGACGTAGTCGTCGCCCATCATGCTGCTGTCGTACACGAAGCCGTGTTTCAACAGGAGCTCGACCGAATGCGGCGAGAGGTCCCACGACGGCGAGCGGTAGCCGCGCGCGTAGCGCCCGGTGAGCTTCCTGATCTGCTCGTTGGCCCGGACGAGCTCTTCCTCCTCCTGCTCGCGCGTGAGCGTGGCAGGCGGGCGATGGGTCCAGCCGTGATGGCCGATCTCGTGGCCGGCATCGAAGACGCGGCGGCACGGGTCCGGATAGGTTTCCAGCGTGTGGCCCGGGATGTACCACGAGCTCGTCACGCCATGGCGCTTCAGCAGGTCGAGAATGCGCGGCGTGCCGACGTGCGGGCCGAATTCGCCCCGCGAGATCGGGCTTGGAGAGGTCATCCCGCGCGCGATCCAGCCCGAGATCGCGTCGAAATCGAAGGTGAGGCAGACGATCGAGCGGCCCATTACCGTATTCCTGTAAGCGTCGCCCGAATATAGCAAAATAACGCTTTACTCCCTCGAAAGCGCCCTGCCATGAACCCCAAAGACACGCCCCTCGATTCCTTCTGGATGCCGTTCACGGCGAATCGGCAGTTCAAACAGGCGCCCCGGATGCTGGTCGCGGCGAAGGACATGCACTTCACGACCGACGACGGACGCCGCGTGCTCGACGGCACGTCGGGGCTGTGGTGCACCAACGCCGGCCATTGCCGGCCGAAGATCGTCGAGGCGATCCGCGCTCAGGCGGGCGAGCTCGATTACGCGCCGCCGTTCCAGATGGGGCATCCGGGTCCCTTCCGCGTCGCCGAGCGCCTCAAGGCGCTGATGCCGGGCGACCTGGACCACACCTTCTTCACCAACTCGGGATCGGAGTCGGTCGATACCGCGCTCAAGATCGCGCTCGCCTATCACCGCGCGAAAGGCGAGCCGACGCGGCGCATCCTCGTCGGGCGCGAGCGCGGCTACCACGGCGTGAACTTCGGCGGCATCTCGGTCGGCGGCATCCCGAACAACCGCAAGGCGTTCGGCAACCTGCTCCCGCACGTGGCGCATCTGCCGCACACGCACAACCTCGAGCAGAACTCGTTCTCGCGCGGCCAGCCCGCGTGGGGCGCGCACCTCGCGGACGAGCTCGAGACGCGCATCGTCGCGCTGAACGACGCGTCCAGCATCGCCGCGGTCATCGTCGAGCCGATGGCCGGCTCGACCGGCGTGCTCATCCCGCCCAAAGGCTATCTCGAGCGGCTGCGCGCGATCTGTGACAAGCACGGCATCCTGCTCATCTTCGACGAGGTGATCACCGGTTTCGGCCGGCTGGGCTCGGCGTTCGCGTCGACGCTCTTCGGCGTGGTGCCCGACATGGTGTGCATCGCCAAGGGACTCACGAACGGCGCGGTGCCGATGGGCGCCGTCGTGGCGCGCCGGCACGTGCACGACGCGATCGTGAACGCGGCCGCCGAGAACACGATCGAGCTCTTCCACGGCTACACCTATTCCGGACACCCCCTCGCCTGCGCGGCGGCGCTGGCCTCGCTGGATACCTTCGAGGAAGAGAAGCTCTTCGACCGCGCGCGCGAGCTCGCGCCGTACTTCGAGAACGCGGTGCACAGCTTGCGCGAGCTGCCGCACGTCGCCGACGTGCGCAACCTCGGCCTGGTCGCGGGCATCGAGCTCGAGTCCATCCCCGGCAAGCTCGGCGCGCGCGCGTTCGACGTGTTCCTCAAGTGCTTCGAGAAGAACGTGATGATCCGCACCACGGGCGACATCATCGCGCTGTCGCCGGCGCTCATCATCAGCAAGCAGCAGATCGACGAGCTGGTGGGAACGATCGCCGACGTGCTGCGCGCGGCCGGCCGCAGCTCGTAACCGCGTTACGCGCCCGCGCTCCTGTCGAACACGAACTCGTTGCAGGACTCGCCCGTTTTCAGACGGGCGAGCGTGAAACCGCGCGCGCGGTAGAAGTCGAACACCTCACCGGGCCTGGAGACTTCGAAGGGATAGCCGCCGATCCAGTCGATCATGTCGCGGATGCGGCTCATGCCGCGGCCCCGCTTGTAGGTGCGGAACCCCGCGAAGTACTCGCCGAGCTGGAAGCGCACGAGATGGACCAGGAAGTAACGGATCTCGATCGGCGCGTAGACGAGCACCGTAAACACGCCTCTGAGCGCGGCCGGGAGCCTGCAGTAGATCCGTTTGACGGTCGTCCAGCGCCGGCTCGCGCCGCCCTCGTCGTTATAGAGCGCTATGAAGAGACGGCCGCCGTCAGCGACGAGCGGCACGACGTTGTCGAGCGCCTGCCACATCGCGCCGGTGTGGTGCAGCACGCCCCACGAGTAGACGATATCGAAGCGGCCAAGGCTGGCGAGATAGGCGGGGTCGAGCACCGACGCCTCGTCGACGCGCCACCGGGTGTCATCGGGAAAGTAACGGCGCTTGAGCTCGCGCGTGCACGCCACCGACTGCGGGTCGTAGTCGAAGGAGTGAACGGTGGCGCCCAGCCTGCACGCGGCGAGGCTGAAGAGACCGCTCCCCGAGCCTACGTCGATGAAGCGGCGCCCCGCGAGGTCCTGGACCTCGAGCATCTCGCGCAGCGACGCTTCCGCGCTGGCGATCCGTTCTTCATCGAGGAGCTCGAGAAAGCGCGCCCAGTTCGCGCCGAACGTGAAGCGCTCGCCCCTCTCGACTTCGAGTCGATGTCCCGCCGGAACCGCGTTGTCGGCCATGCGACAGCTCCCCCCGGAGCGGATCTGCGGCGCCCCGTCGGGCGCCGCCGCTCATCATAGCGGAGGCCGCGCTCGCGCGGTTCAGATTCGTTGCATCTCCCGGTCGCCGAGCTTCACCAGGCAATGGTCGATCCACTCGGCCGTGAGCTTTTCCGTCGTGGAGTTCTGCTTCAGGCGCTGGTCGAGCGCTTTCCAGTCGACCGAATCGAGCGGCTGGTCCTGGTTGAAGCACGAGAAGACATAAGTCGTCTTGCCCGTCGCCGGGTCGGTGTGCGGCTGCAGGCACTGCGCGCAGATCTCTTTCATCATGCACTGCATCGGCGAGTTGATCGAGCCGATCGCGAAGTGGTGCTCCTTGAGATAGGGCTTCAGCACCTCGTGACGCGCGCGCGCCACCGCCGCCATCATGCGGTCCGAGCCGATTGCGATGAGGCGATCGGCGTCCGCGAACGGAATCGGCTGCTCGCCCAGGTCGCCCTCGGCGTAGGCGTGCATCGCCTGCACCACGTTGCCGACGAAGGTCTTGTCCTGCGGCCGATCGGGCGTGAAGCCGGGCTCTTCGTCGCAGCACCACACCACCGCGTCCGACGCCGCTTCGATCTCGGAGATCTTGTAGCGATCGGTCATGTGCTTGTACGCGGCGAAGTAGAGCACGCGGCAGCCCGCCGCGCGCATCGCCTGCCCGATCGAGAACAGCACCGCGTTGCCGAGACCGCCGCCGGCGAGCACGACGGTCTCGTTCGGCACGATGTGCGTCGGCGTGCCGGTCGGTCCCATCAGGATCACGGGCTCGCCGGGCTTGAGCATCGCGCACAGATCGGACGAGCCGCCCATCTCGAGCACGATCAGTGAGACGAGCCCCTGCTGGCGGTCGACCCACGCCCCGGTGAGCGCGAGGCCTTCCATCGCGAGGCGCGTGCCTTCGGATTCCGCCGACAGCATCTCGAAGTTCTGCAGCCGGTAGAACTGCCCCGGCTCGAAGCGCCGCGCCGCGAGCGGCGCGCGCACCACGACCTCGACGATCGTCGGCGTGAGGCGCTCGACGCGGTAAACCGTCGCGCGCAGCAGGTCGTTCAACTGGCCGAGGAAGAGCTCGTCGGATTCGCCCGACGCGGGCTCCACGTGCGAGAGCATGTGGCTGACGATGGGATAACCCTGCTTGGCCGACCCGATCGCCTTCACGACGTTGCCGAAGAACGACGGATGCACGTCGCCGAAGTAGCTCATGCAGCGCCCGTCCGCGCGGCGCGAGAGCAGCACGCGCACGTCGGTCGGCTTGGAAATCGATTTCTCCGGTCGTATGGCGTTGCCCTCGGCGTCGACCGCCTGGAAGTAGCGCCCGTCGAGCTTGAAGTGCTCCGCGTCTTCGCGCGCGAGCACGGTGTTGGGCTGCGTTCCCGCCGCGACGAGGATGGTGCGCGCGCGCAGCTCGACTTCGCCGGCGTCCTCCCACTTACCTTCGTCGGTTCGCTTCTGGATACCGAGACGGATCGCGCGCGCGTGGCCGTAGCCGTCGACTTCCACGCGCAGCGGCGTCAGCCCTTCCGCGAACGTGATGCCCTCTTCCAGCGCTTTCTGCACTTCCTCGTGGTTGAGGGTGTACGACGGGCTGTCGACGAGACGCTTGCGGTATGCGATGCCCACACCGCCCCACGATTCGATGAGCTCGACGAGGCGCGGTGCGCGCCCTTCGGACGCGGCCGCCGCGCGCTCGGCGCGGATCGCGCGCGCGTGCGCGATGAACTCGTCGGCGACCTCTCGCTCTTCGGCCGTCCACGCGATGCGCGCGGCCGCTTCGCCGTGCTCGCGCGCGAGGAGCTCGTAGCGCAGCAGGAACTTCTCGACCTGCACCGGGTAGTACGCGAGCGCTTCGGTCGCGGTGTCGATGGCAGTCAGGCCGCCGCCGATCACGACGACCGGCAGGCGTAGCTGCATGTTCGCGATCGAATCGGGCTTGGCCGCACCGGTCAGTTGCAAGGCCATCAGGAAGTCGGACGCGGTGCGCACGCCGCGCGCGAGGCCGTTGGGCATGTCGAGCACCGTCGGGCGCCCCGCGCCGATCGCGAGCGCGACGTGATCGAAGCCCAGCGCGAACGCTTCTTCGACGGTGACCGTGCCGCCGAAGCGCACCCCACCGATCAGCGCGAAGCGGCTGCGGCGCTCGATCAACAGGCGGATCACCTTGAGGAAGTTCTTGTCCCAGCGCACCGTGATGCCGTACTCGGCGACGCCGCCGAAGCCCGCCATCACGCGGTTGTCGAGCGATTCGTACAGCTCGTTCACGTCGCGGATGGGCTTGAACGGCACGCGCGCCCCGTTCGGTCCCACGCCCGAGATCTCGGGCGGCAGCGGCTCGATCTTGAGGCCGTCGATGCCGACGACGGTGTGGCCGTCGTTCATGAGGTAATGCGCGAGCGAGAAGCCGGCGGGGCCCATGCCGGCGATCAGCACGCGCTTCCCCGAAGGCGCCGCCGGTAGAGGCTGCCTCAGGTTGAGCGGATTCCAGCGCGTGAGCAGGCCGTAGATCTCGAAACCCCACGGCAGCGCGAGCACGTCCTTGAGCGTGCGCGTCTCCGCCTGCGGGATGTCGACCGGCTCCTGCTTCTGGTAGATGCACGCCTTCATGCAGTCGTTGCAGATGCGATGGCCGGTCGCCGCGCACATCGGGTTGTCGACCGTGATGACCGCGAGCGCGCCGATCGCGTGCCCCTGCGTCTTGGTCTTGTGGAACTCGGAGATCTTCTCGTCGAGCGGGCAGCCGGCGAGCGTCACGCCGAAGACGCTCTTCTTGAACGACGCTTCTCCGCGGCCGGTCGCGTTCTTCTCGCGCAGGCCTTTGGAGCACGAGTCCTTGCCCTGCTCGTGGCACCAGATGCAGTAGTTGGCGTGGTCGAGCGCGCCGGTGAGGTCGGTGCCGCGATCGGTGAGCTTGAAGCCCTCGCGATGGCGCAGCTTCTCTTTGGGATAGGTGTACGAACGAAAGCCCCGGCTCTCGTCCACCGCTGCCGCAGGGACCAGGTGCATCGCGTCGAGCTTGTGCGGCGCCTTGAAGAGCACGCCGGCGCGGTGCTTCTCCCTGCCCGCCTTGCTTTGCGCGGCCCATGCGGCGTACTGAAGCGCGGCATCGAGCGCTTCGGCGTTTGCCGCCTCGTCCTTCTGCCATTCGGTGACGTGGCGCGCGAACGAAAGCTCGGTCAGAGGCTCACCGGTCAGCGCTTCGAGCCTGGCCGCGAGCGCGGCGCCGTCGAGGGCCTCGGCCGCCTCGGCCTTGATCTTGTGCATCGCCTTGCGCTGCACGAAGTTGCGCTTGACGCCGTACAGCGGCGCGAGCTCGTGATGGCGCGCCGAGAGCGCAGCCGCTTCCTGCTCGATCCCGAACAGCCACGCGATGTAATCGTCGACGTGCGGCGCTACCGCGATGAGGAGCTCGGACTCCTGCTTCGGGGCGAGCCCGGCGGGATTCGCCCGCGCCTGGACCAGCGCGTCGCGCAGCGAAGGGTCGGCTTCGCCGAGGCGCTGGAGAAAGCGTGCGTCGACGCGCTGCAATCCGTCGTGCTCGTACAGGTCGATGAAGGAAAGGCCCGACGCGGGGATCGGGATGCTCGCTGTGCTCACAGGGTGACGGCGCGAAAAGTCGCAATTATAGCAATGGCTTGCAACGGCCTTAGGCCGTGACGGCCTATCGTTATGCGAGGCTTCGGAAGCCTGCCGCTCGCGCGATGTGGTGCGATAATCGCGGGATGAGCACGCACGGGCTGCACTTCTCCCATCCCGAGCACAAGAGCGCGCCCGGCGCGCGCCGCGCGCTCGCGTGGGTCGTGCTGGCGGTGGTGGCGGCGACGCTGGGGTGGCTCGGGTTCCGCGGGTATCTCTCGCCCGAGTTGCTGTTTCATTTCGCCAATAGCCTGGTCTGTTAGCGTCGCGGTCAGCACGCGACCTACGGGTTGGCGCGCTCGGCCGCCAACACGGTATTCGAGACCAGCATCGCGACGGTCATGCGGCCGACGCCGCCCGGCACCGGGCTGATCGCCCCCGCCACTTCCTTGACCCCTTCGAAATCGACGTCGCCGACGAGCTTGCCTTCGGCGTTGCGATTGATGCCGACGTCGATGACGACCGCGCCGGGCTTCACCATGTCGGCGGTGACGAGCTTCGCGCGGCCCGCGGCCACGACGAGGATGTCTGCGTTTCGCGTGTAGCTCGCCAGGTCCGGCGTCTTCGAGTTGCACACCGTCACCGTCGCCCCGGCGTTGATGAGGAGCAGCGCCATCGGTTTGCCGACGATGCTGCTGCGGCCGATCACGACCGCGTGCCTGCTTTCGAGCGCGGCGCCGGCGTGCTCGAGCATCTTCATGACGCCGAGCGGCGTGCACGGCACGAGCCTGGGATGTGCATCGACGATGGCGCCGAGGCTCGCCCATTTGAAGCCGTCGACGTCCTTTTCGATCGCGATCGCCTGCAGCACGCGCCGCACCTCGATGTGCTTCGGCAGCGGAAGCTGGACGATGATGCCGTGGATCGCGGGGTTGTCGTTGAGCGCGCGCACCCGCTCGACGAGGTCGGCCTCGGTGCATTCGACGGGAAACGCCTGGACTTCGGCGTGCAAGCCGGTCTCCTCGCACGCCCTGGCCTTGTTGCGCACGTAGACGCGCGAAGCGGGGTTGTCGCCGACGACGACCGTCGCGAGGCCCGGCGTGACGCCGCGGGCTTTGAGCGCCGCCAGCCGCGGGGCGAGATCGGCGAAGACCTGGCGGGCGATCGCCGCGCCGTCGAGTATCGAAGCTGTCATGGGAACCTAGGTATTGCGGGGGCGCTACTGCGTGCGCGAATCCGCGCCGAGCGTGCCTTTCTTGGCGGTCGTGGTGGTGGCTTCGAGCACCTGGAAGAAGATCTCGTCCTGGCGGACCATGCCGAGCTCGCTGCGCGCGCGCTCCTCGATCGCCTCCAGTCCCTGCTTGAGATCGCGCACTTCGGCGTCGAGCGCGCCGTTACGCGTGCGCAGCTTGGCGTTGACCTCGCGCTGCGCGCCGATCTCCCGATCCACCTCCCACACGCGCATCCAGCCGCCCTTGCCGAGCCATAGCGGATACTGGATCGCGCCGACGAGTGCGAGCAGGATGAGAGTCAGCCATTTCACGGCACGCGGCTGGAGCGCCTTACCTGATCTGGTAGAAAGCACTGCGGCCGGGGTAGCTCGCGCTCTCCCCGAGATCTTCCTCGATCCGCAGCAGCTGGTTGTATTTCGCGAGGCGGTCCGAGCGCGACATCGAGCCGGTCTTGATCTGCATCGCGTTGGTGGCGACGGCGATGTCCGCGATCGTGGTGTCCTCGGTCTCGCCCGAGCGGTGCGACACGACCGCGGTATAGCGCGCGCGCTTCGCCATCTCGATCGCGGCGAGCGTTTCGGTCAGCGTGCCGATCTGGTTCACCTTGATCAGGATCGAGTTCGCGACGTGCTCCTTGATCCCGCGCTCCAGGTACCTGGTGTTGGTCACGAACAGGTCGTCGCCGACGAGCTGCACGCGGTCGCCGAGCTTGCGGGTCAGCATCTGCCAGCCTTCCCAGTCGTCCTCGGCCATGCCGTCCTCGATCGACAGGATCGGGTACTTGTCGACCCACGCAGCGAGGTAATCGACGAACTCCGCCGAGGTCAGGTTGCGGCCCTCGGATTTCATCGCGTAGCGGCCGTCCCTGAAAAACTCCGAGCTCGCGCAGTCGAGCCCCAGGCCTACGTCCTCGCCGACCTTGTAGCCGGCCGCGCCGATCGCTTCGATGATGAGCTGGATCGCCGCTTCGTGGTTGGCGAGACGCGGCGCGAAACCGCCTTCGTCGCCCACCGCGGTGGCGAGCCCGCGGTCGTGCAGGATCTTCTTGAGCGTCTGGAACACTTCCGCCCCGCAGCGCAGCGCTTCGCGGAACGAATCGAACGCGAGCGGCAGGATCATGAACTCCTGCATGTCGAGGCCGTTGTCGGCGTGCGCGCCGCCGTTGATGACGTTCATCATCGGCACCGGCATCGTCATCGGGCCCGCGCCGCCGAGATAGCGGTGCAGCGGCAGGCCGGACTCTTCGGCGGCGGCCTTGGCCACCGCCATCGACACCGCGAGGATCGCGTTGGCGCCGAGGCGCGACTTGTTCTCGCTGCCGTCCAGATCGATCATCGTGTTGTCGATGAACGTCTGCTCGGTGGCGTCGACACCGATGATCGCTTCGCAAAGCTCTGTATTCACGTGCTCGACGGCCTTGAGCACCCCCTTGCCGCCGTAGCGCTTCTTGTCGCCGTCGCGCAGCTCGATCGCCTCGCGGCTGCCGGTGGACGCGCCCGAAGGCGCCGCCGCACGGCCGAGCACGCCCGACTCGAGCAGCACGTCGGCCTCGACGGTCGGGTTGCCGCGCGAATCCATGATCTCGCGCGCGATGACGTCTACGATCGCACTCATTGGAAGTCTTCCTGTTCTATTTCTGTTTCGAAGCGACGAGGTCCGGCTCAGAGGTCGGCGCGACAAGCGCCTCGGCAAACCCCGCCCGCTTTACGGTCTCATCTATGGTTTTCAGCGTCTCCAGCAACCGTTTCATGTGTCCCAGCGGCCATGCGTTCGGCCCGTCCGACAACGCCTTGGCCGGGTCAGGGTGCGTCTCCATGAAGACGCCCGCGACGCCGCTCGCGACCGCGGCGCGTGCCAGCACCGGGACGAACTCGCGCTGGCCTCCGCTAGAGCTGCCCTGCCCGCCCGGCAACTGCACCGAGTGGGTCGCATCGTACACGACCGGACAGCCGGTCTCACGCATGATCGCGAGCGAGCGCATGTCCGAGACGAGGTTGTTGTAGCCGAAAGACGCGCCGCGCTCGCAGACCATGATCGTGTCCGATCTGCCCGCGGCGTCCCGCGCTTTCTCGACGACGTTCTTCATGTCGCCGGGCGCGAGGAACTGGCCTTTCTTGATGTTCACCGGCTTG
This genomic stretch from Burkholderiales bacterium harbors:
- a CDS encoding class I SAM-dependent methyltransferase, producing MADNAVPAGHRLEVERGERFTFGANWARFLELLDEERIASAEASLREMLEVQDLAGRRFIDVGSGSGLFSLAACRLGATVHSFDYDPQSVACTRELKRRYFPDDTRWRVDEASVLDPAYLASLGRFDIVYSWGVLHHTGAMWQALDNVVPLVADGGRLFIALYNDEGGASRRWTTVKRIYCRLPAALRGVFTVLVYAPIEIRYFLVHLVRFQLGEYFAGFRTYKRGRGMSRIRDMIDWIGGYPFEVSRPGEVFDFYRARGFTLARLKTGESCNEFVFDRSAGA
- a CDS encoding aspartate aminotransferase family protein → MNPKDTPLDSFWMPFTANRQFKQAPRMLVAAKDMHFTTDDGRRVLDGTSGLWCTNAGHCRPKIVEAIRAQAGELDYAPPFQMGHPGPFRVAERLKALMPGDLDHTFFTNSGSESVDTALKIALAYHRAKGEPTRRILVGRERGYHGVNFGGISVGGIPNNRKAFGNLLPHVAHLPHTHNLEQNSFSRGQPAWGAHLADELETRIVALNDASSIAAVIVEPMAGSTGVLIPPKGYLERLRAICDKHGILLIFDEVITGFGRLGSAFASTLFGVVPDMVCIAKGLTNGAVPMGAVVARRHVHDAIVNAAAENTIELFHGYTYSGHPLACAAALASLDTFEEEKLFDRARELAPYFENAVHSLRELPHVADVRNLGLVAGIELESIPGKLGARAFDVFLKCFEKNVMIRTTGDIIALSPALIISKQQIDELVGTIADVLRAAGRSS
- a CDS encoding polysaccharide deacetylase, which encodes MGRSIVCLTFDFDAISGWIARGMTSPSPISRGEFGPHVGTPRILDLLKRHGVTSSWYIPGHTLETYPDPCRRVFDAGHEIGHHGWTHRPPATLTREQEEEELVRANEQIRKLTGRYARGYRSPSWDLSPHSVELLLKHGFVYDSSMMGDDYVPYRVRQGDVITLEKPAVFGSETRLLEMPISWTLDDYPHFEFLRTPTTILPGNMNANAVLGNWLDDFHYLNQNLDWGVITYTFHPFVIGRGHRMVILDKLIATLREQGAVFMTLEGAAAEYERRAGGQAR
- a CDS encoding ATP-binding cassette domain-containing protein, with the protein product MVRLDSVSKHYGARVALHPLTLSFERGRTTALIGASGCGKSTLLRMIVGLVRPDTGQVVIGDDVLTAENADRVRHAIGYVIQEGGLFPHLTCADNVALLARHLGWEEDRVAQRLEALREIVSIPADLLARYPQQLSGGQRQRVGLMRALMLDPPLLLLDEPLGALDPVTRYELQEELAAIFEKLAKTVIIVTHDMGEAAFFADDIVMLYEGKVVQRGTIADLVERPAAPYVSRFVQAQRPPV
- a CDS encoding glycine betaine ABC transporter substrate-binding protein codes for the protein MRRIAVFALVWLCAAAQAEINVGSKRFTESYVLGEILTQKARAAGEAGVTHQQGLGNTAVVFAALKTGSIDLYPEYTGTLAFELLRLDHAPTLDELSKLLARDGLGVAIPLGFSNSYALGVREARAQALGLTRISDLVRQPALELGVSQEFLNRKDGWNALRAAYGLPQAPRGLDHGLAYEALKAGQIDVMDVYTTDAKVGRYGVRLLQDDRRFFPPYDAVVLYRLDFPRRYPKTWASLSELENRIDAKRMGEMNAAVELDGRSFAQVAGAFLGAPAANAQAARPQAARSFMQVLFGPDFGRVTLQHIALVFASLIPAVAVGVPLGVWAHRSRRAAPAIMAVVGLLQTIPALALLAFLITLMGTIGAVPAVVALFLYALLPIVRNTASGLGDIPPGVSESARALGLPSGFRLRRIELPLASRSILAGVKTAAVISVGAATIAAFIGAGGYGERIVAGLAVNDAAVLLSGAVPAAALALIVQWGFDLLERRLVPAGLRLGEGAGRA
- the rpoE gene encoding RNA polymerase sigma factor RpoE; this translates as MSDREIDQQLVERAQRGDKQAFELLVSKYQRKLGRLLSRFIRDPTEVEDVTQEAFIKAYRALPSFRGDSAFYTWLYRIGINTAKNYLVAMGRRAPTTTDIDSEEAEGFEDGDQLRDLNTPENEMMSRQVAETVNQTLEELPEELRTAITLREIEGLSYEDIANIMNCPIGTVRSRIFRAREAIAERLRPLLGTRKDRRW